DNA sequence from the Oryza brachyantha chromosome 5, ObraRS2, whole genome shotgun sequence genome:
AATTCCAATGTTTTATGGATGTTTAAGCCTGAAATTATATGTAACCAACGTTTCTGGTGCCtatgtgttttgttttgttgaagagataactaatataaagagaaaatctattttatataatcatttaaataacaatatagatggttaaatttagataagataCTATGATACTCTTATAATGCAAACCGTGTCATCACACGGGCACACTCAGGTAGACCTGCCACTGAGAAAGGCATTGGACAAACCATATCCATACCCAAATTTACTCATAcctgtttttaagaaaattaacGGTACTCAAACTAAATGAGCATTAACCAATGGGTATGGATAACTAATAGGTAAGAGAAAAGACATGTATGGgctcacatatataaattgttcaaaattttaaaaaaatgctcttataCATAATAAACCATTCCACcaaatttagtcaaatttgataaatttttttagtgtgAACACTAGTTTGAGAATTTTATGTCTGATTTTATTTAGTAAATTTGTACCAATAAAACGGATAAAGTGAGTAATGCCCTTGCCGTATCAAAATctcaataaataattattatttaactaTACCCTACCCAAATGATATGGGTAATAACCGGTGATAGGCCTACACCCGGGGTACACTGCAGAGGATTCGTAGTCTAATCCTCTGGATCACAGTCTGACGGCCCAATAAACCAACACACCTCCGGATCCGGCCCACGAGGACAGCACCCCCTTTCCCAATTCCCGAGGGCCCACCCAAACACGAAAATACCGTAACAACCCTCAAAAATCCACACCAAACCCACGCGTACACGCCGCGTTCCGCTGAGGGTATTTCGGTAATTTGAGCGTCGAAGAGATAACGATTGGATATGGACTCGGCTCGCGCGGGTATGACtagtggcaaaaaaaaaaaaaagcggcTAGGGTTTTATTCCTTTCCTCGCAACACACTCTCCCCACTCCCGCGTCTCTatcctctcgccgccgccgccgccgccgccgcaagagACCTTGCCTTCCCTACCCACGCCTCGATCTCGGGTGGATTGCCATGGCGATGCAGTCCGGCAGGCGAGCATCGTAGCCAGAAGGGTTAGTTCCCCAGTTCCCCCCAGCCCAGCACAGCAGGCGAGCTTTGTCGAGTGGCCTTTGCCGAGTATGGCGACCATGAACCAGTTTGACatcctcggcggcgacgacatcgACGACCCCGCCCAGCTTCTGGCCAAGGCGGCTGTTGCGGCGCAGAAGGCTGAGGCGAAGaagcctgcggcggcggccgccgggaaGGGCGCGCAGCCGGCCGCGGCCAAGCTCCCCACCAAGCCGGCTCCCCCTTCACAGGCCGGTGAGTTTGGGATTAAGGCTGGGGTGTTCTAGATCTGGGGTTTATGCCGTTCGATTTTATTCCTGTTATTATGAATTATCATTGTCTAGGTTTCGTTTGGTCAATCAATTTAGGATTTTCTTAATGATTGCTGTGGAgaacacaatttttttatgcaatGGTTATGTAGGTTGGACAGCTcgaaattttgatttaatgTCATCATTATCTGCCAAAAAAGACTATCTTTTTGGCGAAAATGCTCATTCTTAATACATGTTTCAGTGAGGGAATCGAGAGATGGAGGTGCACCCTCACGGGGAGGATTTGGGAGGGGTGAACGTGGCCGCGGCAGAGGTGGGCGAGGCTATGGTCAAAACCGAGACTTTGGCGGTGAAGAAATGAATGGCTTCCAGGGAGGatatggtggtggcggtggtggaagAGCTGGAGGTGAAGAAGGTGCTCAGGACAGAGAGAGGGGTCCTCGTCCACCCTACCAGGGAGGCCGACGAGGTGGTTTTAGGGACAGTGGATATGGTGATGACTCTGAGAGGGTCCCTAGGAGGCCATATGAGCGCCATAGCGGCACTGGACGTGGCTATGAGATGAAGCGTGAGGGTGCAGGGCGTGGGAACTGGGGAACTACCGCTGATGAAATTCTCGCCCAGTAAGCTGCTCATTGCTTAAACTGTTTGTGTTCATATTGTTGAACTGTTGATAGAGGTGAACTTATGATGTTGTTTGATTCATCAGGGAAACTGGGGAAGCCCTGAAGTTGGATGAGAAGGCCCCTGTTTCTGAGAAGCAGAGTCCACTGGAGGATGCTCCACAGGCAGATGAGAACAAGGATAACAAAGATGCCACACCgaaagaggaagaaaaggaagaggaTAAGGTATAATTCTGTTCACTTAAATCAATATGGAATTCAGATTCTGAGATTTGTACTTCTCTATATCTGTAGTGTTAGGGAAAGCTCTACGCATCAATATAAGTCCTTCAAACTTACCAATTGGTAAGCTTTGTTAACATGACTTTGTTGCTGATTTTCTTATGACATAAAAAATGTCGTTTTTCCCTGCCTTGTTAGTCGTGGTCGTAGTTGCCTTGTTAGGAGtatttttcacaatttttagttttatggcGGGTGCAAACTTGAGATGGCTTTATGACTTGCTTTTAGTATATTTCTGTGGAAGTAATTAAAAATGAGAGTAGCAGTTCTTCTAAGGACTTGAGGGTTCTCCATTTCTgacaaacaaatgatatacaaGGAAACATTCAGTCATAGGGCCACACGTATTAGTATGCCTCTGGTCTATCAGATGCTAGTAGACCTACTGAAACTTGTGTCTATATCTATCCATATCTCCTTTCTGATGATTCAAATGTTTGATGATATAGGAAATGACGCTTGAGGAGTTTGAAAAATTAagggaggagaagaggaaggcaCTTCTCTCTTTGAAGACTGAAGAGAGGAAGGTTGAAATTGACAAGGATCTGCAGTCTATGCAACCACTTTccaacaagaaagaaaatgatgaaGTTTTCATCAAACTGGTATCTTTGCTATTTGTGCCTTGTAATCCTTCCATTTTCTTAAACCAATGATAACATCGGttgggtgattttttttgtttcttgctGTAGGGATCAGACAAGGATGCtttgaagaagaaagaaaatgctgaACGCGAAGAGCGTGCTAAGAAGGTAGCGCATGTTCCCATCTTAGATAACTACCTCTCAAGGAAATTTTACTATTAATATTCTGGTGCAATCAACAACTGCTTGATACCATCAACCTATTTTCCACTGTTTTGCCTTATGTATCGAATTCATTTCACATTTCTCTGAATTCGTTAGCTGCTGTTACAACTTCATTTGCATTTTGTTTGGTCTGGTGTTAAAGACTGTTATCTCTAAATTTGGGATTCTCCATGCATTGGTGCTTTCAATTAGAAGAAATACTTTTACCCACATTCAATTCGCTGATTGGGGTGTATTCTTTTTCAGTCTGTGAGCATCAATGAGTTTCTAAAACCAGCTGAAGGAGAGAGGTTCTATGGCGGCCGTGGTCGTGGCAGGGGCCGTGGGGATCGTGGTGGTTTCAGAGGTGGATATGGCGAGGGCCATCGCTATGCAGCACCACCAGCTCCAGAGATCAAAGACCAATCCCAATTCCCCACTCTTGGTGGGAAGTGAAATGCATGTACTGTCAGTCTTGAGTATCAATTTACGTTTGCTTTCAACTTCGAATTTTGTCTATCCGTAATCACTGTGCCAGTGCTAATCAAACAAATAATGGTGTTGCATACGGTCACTCCCCGATATTTCAGTTGAATTTGTATatcagagatttttttttctacgttTCAGAATTTGTAGGCTTTTGTTTGGCAAATCTTTTCGACACCCGCTTGTGAGGAATTTACAGTGCATTTACTTGTACGGTAGTAATTCCTAATTTCCTATCTTCTACCTGTATCTACCAGGCTTCCTAGCTGGCTTCCTAGCtagaatatgaatttttaactttaaatttggtgttgagtttaaagttttttaccaATGTTTATTTGTTAACATTGagttttagatcactaagaatacatatataaaagttttatttagaaattgtttttttgattgttagggtttttttcatgaaataacCAAACTACGAAACCCAAcatctcaaagaaaaaaacgaattagCACCTTTAACTTTTCATTTCttgttatgcttataactaaaaatttatatttttaaacttaattttagaattaattatatatatataaattatttttcgtttgtaaatattttctttatttttttccataaaaacaaacatgtatttttctatagaaacaAACATCGGCCCCCCTACACCACACAACTACATCATGTCTTTTGACATatgcatataaatcaaaattaattttttaatattaaatttcaagtagatttttttgggtttttcatcatattttattatctaacctGGGCTTTTGGGCTTTTAGATCGTGGAAaccacacatataaaagtttatttagaaaatactttttatttgtaaaaatatcttttgCCAT
Encoded proteins:
- the LOC102709181 gene encoding RGG repeats nuclear RNA binding protein A-like — translated: MATMNQFDILGGDDIDDPAQLLAKAAVAAQKAEAKKPAAAAAGKGAQPAAAKLPTKPAPPSQAVRESRDGGAPSRGGFGRGERGRGRGGRGYGQNRDFGGEEMNGFQGGYGGGGGGRAGGEEGAQDRERGPRPPYQGGRRGGFRDSGYGDDSERVPRRPYERHSGTGRGYEMKREGAGRGNWGTTADEILAQETGEALKLDEKAPVSEKQSPLEDAPQADENKDNKDATPKEEEKEEDKEMTLEEFEKLREEKRKALLSLKTEERKVEIDKDLQSMQPLSNKKENDEVFIKLGSDKDALKKKENAEREERAKKSVSINEFLKPAEGERFYGGRGRGRGRGDRGGFRGGYGEGHRYAAPPAPEIKDQSQFPTLGGK